AGTTCATTCCGTGTACCAATTGGATTTTTCTACAGATTGGAGGAAAGAATTAATCAAATGGTTTGATTCACCTAATATGACCAACAGAAGGTTGCGAACCTTGGCCCTCAATTATGTAGTTCTGGCCGATGAGTTATACAAAAGAGGGAGTGATGGTTTACTTTTTAGATGCATCGGCCCAAGAGAAGCTATGTTAGTTATGGCCGAGGTACATGAAGGGATCGCAGGAGCACATCAAGATGGTCCACGGATGAGGTGACTAATTCACAAGTATGGGTTCTATTGGCCCAAAATGGAACAAGATTGCATCCGGTATTCTAAAGGGTGTGAAGCATGCCAAAAGTGTGGTCCTGTGCAGCATGTTCCGGCAGAGACGTTGCATTCGATCATTAAACTATGGCCATTTCGTGGATGGGCTGTGGATTTAATCGGTAAAATATAACCATCGTCATCCAAAGGGCACGCATTTGTGATTATCGCTACTGATTACTACTCTAAATGGGTTGAGGCTGCACCGTTGAAGTCACCAAGTCAGGAATCGGTCATCAAGTTCTTCAAAGACTGCATCATTTTGAGGCACGGTCTGCCAGAGACCATTACTACAGATCAAGGAACTATGTTTACCGGGAGCGATATCACTAGTTTTGCTAAAGATATGGGGTTCAGGTTGGTGCATTCCACTCCGTATTATGTGCAAGCAAATGGTCAGGCCGAAAGCAAGAAATAAGGCGATAAAGGGGATTATCCAGAAGATGATAGAGGACAATCCAAAACAATTGCATCAATTGTTGCCAGAAGCCATCTGGGCGAATCGCACAAGTCAGAAATCGGCCATAGGGACTACTCCTTTCAAACTTGTATATGGGTATGACACGATGTTACTAATGGAATTGACCGTGGCTTCTACAAGGCAAAATATGCAGCATGTCCTGACAAAGGCCGATTATCATGACAAAATGGTGCTTGAGGATTTAGATTTGGACGAAGAGCGATTGTTGGCACTTGACCACCTAGAGGCTCAGAAGAGAAGGGTAGAACGAGTTTACAACAAACGCGTCAAAGGGAAGAAGTTTCAGGTAGACCAACTGGTTTGGAAAGTCATCTTACCCATTGGCGCGAAGAAAGAAGCACTAGGGAAATGGTCGCCAAATTGGGAGGGACCTTATAAGATTTTCCAAGTACTAGGTAACGGCGCATATGTACTTGCCGATATAGAGGGCCGAGTTCATGATAGGGCGATTAATGCAAAATATCTCAAGAAGTATGTCCCAAGCTGCTGGGAAGGAGTTTATAGACGTATTTTCGAGAAGTGAAGTGTAACATGCAAACATCGGAACATAAGCCGATGTGCCCGCATGACGGCGCTTTGAAAGAATATCGGAAATAAAGCCGAAGTGCCGATCTTCGGTTGTTTGaacttagtttttttaataacattACAAAGCAGCGGAATACCAACCGATAAAATTTTacatattgttattaaatatgtTAGAAAAATCATAAGCAATTCGGAAACACAACCGATTTAACATTTCTGATAAAATGTGTACCAGGGTAAAAGTTTCAATCTTAAAACTGAAAATGTACTTAAAGATATTACATGAAAATTAACCATGATCAAAAAGTATTAATTGTTTGGGTATTACAAAATTAGCCGAAGTGGCTGAATAGATCGCCCATGGCACTGCGAATATCAGATAAGTTCTTTATAGCTTCTGAGTATCGCTTCTCAGCATTCGCCTCTGTTTTCTTCAGCTGGTTCCGGCGATTCTTCAGATCAGTCCCCTGGGAGATAAAATTGTCAAGTTGTTTCTCCAGTGGGGCAGCGATCTCTTCCTCTGCCTTGAGCTCTACTTGAAGCTCCTCAATCTTTGACTTCATTTCATCCATTTTGGTGGTGTGAGGGGCGAGCTGGTCTGAAGTCTTC
This region of Mercurialis annua linkage group LG1-X, ddMerAnnu1.2, whole genome shotgun sequence genomic DNA includes:
- the LOC126666543 gene encoding uncharacterized protein LOC126666543, producing the protein MGSIGPKWNKIASGILKGVKHAKRHAFVIIATDYYSKWVEAAPLKSPSQESVIKFFKDCIILRHGLPETITTDQGTMFTGSDITSFAKDMGFRPKARNKAIKGIIQKMIEDNPKQLHQLLPEAIWANRTSQKSAIGTTPFKLVYGYDTMLLMELTVASTRQNMQHVLTKADYHDKMVLEDLDLDEERLLALDHLEAQKRRVERVYNKRVKGKKFQVDQLVWKVILPIGAKKEALGKWSPNWEGPYKIFQVLGNGAYVLADIEGRVHDRAINAKYLKKYVPSCWEGVYRRIFEK